From Kineosporia succinea, the proteins below share one genomic window:
- a CDS encoding helix-turn-helix domain-containing protein, with amino-acid sequence MQAEVTGSTVPRRQFGRCVRELRGQARMTVRTSAKELGWSEGKIWRIETGQTSIRIHDAEAMCRVFGASTEMTGVLTALARETRARGWWHSYGDVIPEYFDVYIGLEEAASEFCWYESDLIPGLLQTEPYARTLIENAHLGESPEEIDHRVRVRIGRGTLLTRVTAPPRFQAVIGESVLRRPVGGAEVMADQVEHLAKLSQLDHVAIRVLPFAAGYHDGIHSGPFITLRFPVTADGRESEPPTVYIESLTGALYLDRPAEVQHYDTAWTSIWSSSLDQAASAELMRHVAREFRK; translated from the coding sequence GTGCAAGCAGAAGTCACGGGGTCGACCGTTCCACGTCGCCAGTTCGGCAGATGCGTGCGTGAGTTGCGAGGCCAAGCACGCATGACTGTTCGGACCTCGGCTAAAGAGTTGGGATGGTCGGAAGGCAAGATCTGGCGCATCGAGACGGGGCAGACGTCGATTCGCATCCATGACGCAGAGGCGATGTGCCGGGTTTTCGGTGCAAGCACTGAGATGACGGGGGTTCTCACGGCGCTGGCGCGAGAGACGCGGGCGCGTGGATGGTGGCACAGTTATGGAGATGTGATCCCTGAGTACTTCGACGTCTACATAGGCTTGGAGGAGGCTGCCTCTGAATTCTGCTGGTACGAGTCGGATCTAATCCCAGGACTCTTGCAGACCGAGCCTTACGCGCGGACGCTGATCGAGAATGCGCATCTCGGGGAGTCACCTGAAGAGATCGACCACCGTGTGCGTGTGCGCATAGGGCGAGGGACGCTACTGACCAGGGTGACCGCGCCGCCCAGATTTCAGGCCGTCATCGGTGAGTCGGTTCTACGGCGTCCCGTCGGCGGAGCCGAGGTCATGGCTGACCAGGTAGAGCACCTCGCGAAGCTCAGCCAGTTGGATCATGTTGCCATCAGGGTCCTGCCTTTCGCCGCCGGGTATCACGACGGGATTCACTCGGGTCCCTTTATCACCCTGCGCTTTCCCGTGACGGCTGACGGGCGGGAAAGTGAACCGCCGACGGTCTACATCGAGTCGTTGACGGGTGCGCTGTACCTCGACAGGCCGGCCGAGGTGCAGCACTATGACACGGCCTGGACGAGCAT